In the Helianthus annuus cultivar XRQ/B chromosome 11, HanXRQr2.0-SUNRISE, whole genome shotgun sequence genome, one interval contains:
- the LOC110889268 gene encoding glucan endo-1,3-beta-glucosidase 13, with product MFKITILLLSLFFHSPSVLCQNWLHIMTLHSNDAPVQTLGVSVDEDKLTKVSNNILTAENWLRTHVLSYYPSTNIKYIILTNKLLCNAENINQEDMITMVMNAMKNLYHSLTRWGLEREIKVSVSVSFSVSVSSGCFRNSYLKPVFGLLEKINSTYTVNPTHFSDEIVELLASELKSMNGLDGFRSETVNVIVPTLNQARFTSRKLSFIDDLWSVSAPPPPTAAVEFSPAPEIQAPVMAPASSPSHPYGYGYSLPPCNPYPHGYHAAPPEVRAAPPMVGKVGEPMAATPMAKEELWCVAKPSVPSEKLQVALDYACGAGGADCGPIKPNGSCYSPDSVVAHASYAFNSYWQKNKKNGGVCGFEGTAMLISSDPSFLHCRFILG from the exons ATGTTCAAGATCACCATCCTCTTACTCTCTCTATTCTTCCACTCTCCTTCAG TTTTATGTCAAAACTGGTTGCATATTATGACTCTACATAGCAATGATGCTCCAGTTCAAACACTTGGAGTTTCTGTTGATGAAGACAAGCTTACTAAAGTTTCAAACAACATTTTAACCGCTGAAAATTGGCTAAGGACTCATGTTTTATCTTACTATCCTTCTACcaatataaaatatattattctAACTAACAAACTTCTTTGCAATGCTGAGAATATCAATCAAGAAGATATGATAACAATGGTTATGAATGCAATGAAGAATTTGTATCATTCTCTCACTAGATGGGGTCTAGAGAGAGAGATTAAAGTATctgtttctgtttctttttctgtttctgtTTCGTCTGGCTGTTTTCGTAACTCATATCTTAAGCCAGTGTTTGGCTTGTTGGAGAAGATAAACTCGACTTATACTGTAAACCCAACTCATTTTTCTGATGAAATTGTTGAGTTGTTGGCTTCTGAGTTGAAATCGATGAACGGTTTGGACGGTTTTCGATCAGAAACAGTGAATGTGATAGTTCCGACGTTAAATCAAGCGAGATTTACGTCGCGAAAGCTTTCGTTTATCGATGATTTATGGTCGGTTTCAGCTCCGCCGCCGCCTACGGCGGCGGTTGAATTCTCACCGGCGCCGGAGATTCAGGCGCCGGTGATGGCGCCGGCGAGCAGCCCGTCGCATCCGTACGGTTACGGTTACAGTCTCCCGCCGTGTAATCCGTACCCTCACGGTTACCATGCGGCTCCGCCGGAGGTCCGTGCTGCGCCGCCGATGGTTGGTAAGGTTGGTGAACCAATGGCGGCTACGCCAATGGCGAAAGAGGAACTGTGGTGTGTGGCGAAGCCGAGTGTGCCGTCGGAGAAGTTGCAGGTGGCGTTGGATTACGCGTGTGGGGCGGGTGGCGCGGATTGTGGCCCGATCAAGCCGAACGGGAGCTGTTACTCGCCCGACTCGGTCGTGGCTCATGCATCTTATGCTTTCAATAGTTACTGGCAAAAGAACAAGAAGAATGGTGGAGTTTGTGGTTTTGAAGGGACCGCAATGCTTATTAGTTCCGACCCAA GTTTTCTTCACTGTCGTTTCATTCTTGGTTGA
- the LOC110889267 gene encoding calcium-transporting ATPase 2, plasma membrane-type isoform X2, whose protein sequence is MDAKDLTLRQQLYGTNEFTEREQRSFWVFVFEALQDMTLMVLAVCAFVSLIVGIATEGWPMGAHDGLGIVASILLVVFVTATSDYRQSLQFRDLDKEKKKISIQVTRNGYRQKLSIYELLPGDIVHLGIGDQVPADGLFLSGFAVSIDESSLTGESEPVKVNAENPYLLSGTKVQDGSCKMLVVTVGMRTQWGKLMATLTEGGNDETPLQVKLNGVATIIGKIGLLFAIVTFAVLVQKLFASKLVEGSQWSWSGDDALLLLEYFAIAVTIVVVAVPEGLPLAVTLSLAFAMKKMMNDKALVRNLAACETMGSATTICSDKTGTLTTNHMTVVKSCICMNVDSEEIPESAKRILVQSIFTNTGGEVVVNKDGKREILGSPTDTAILEFGLSLGGDFQTERQSTKVLRVEPFNSTKKQMGVVLELPEGGVRAHCKGASEIVLAACDKAINENGEVVALDEESVNRLKSTIDSFAGEALRTLCLAYIDLESGFSAETPIPSNGYTCIGIVGIKDPVRPGVKESVALCRSAGITVRMVTGDNITTAKAIARECGILTDDGIAIEGPDFREKSLKELLEIIPKIQVMARSSPLDKHMLVRHLRTTFGEVVAVTGDGTNDAPALHEADIGLAMGIAGTEVAKESADVIILDDNFSTIVTVAKWGRSVYVNIQKFVQFQLTVNIVALIVNFTSACLTGSAPLTAVQLLWVNMIMDTLGALALATEPPNDELMKRTPVGRKGNFISNVMWRNIFGQAVYQFVVIWLLQSKGKSFFGLDGDDSDLILNTLIFNSFVFCQLFNEVNSREMEKVDVLDGILKNKVFVSVIAATVFFQVVIVEYLGTFANTSPLTATQWLFNVFTGFLSMPIAVFLKRIPV, encoded by the exons ATGGATGCCAAAGACTTGACTCTCAGACAACAACTTTACGGAACCAACGAGTTCACTGAACGCGAACAACGAAGCTTTTGGGTGTTCGTGTTCGAAGCACTTCAAGACATGACCCTTATGGTCCTCGCTGTGTGCGCATTTGTGTCTTTGATCGTTGGCATAGCAACCGAAGGATGGCCTATGGGAGCTCACGACGGTCTTGGCATTGTCGCGAGTATCTTGTTGGTAGTGTTTGTAACCGCAACAAGCGATTATCGCCAATCGCTACAGTTTCGCGATTTAGAcaaagagaaaaagaaaatatccaTCCAAGTTACGAGAAACGGGTACCGACAAAAGTTATCGATATACGAACTACTTCCCGGCGATATCGTTCATCTTGGTATCGGAGACCAGGTCCCCGCAGACGGGCTTTTTCTCTCCGGGTTTGCAGTCTCGATAGACGAATCGAGTTTGACCGGAGAAAGCGAGCCCGTCAAAGTCAACGCCGAGAACCCCTACTTGTTGTCGGGAACCAAGGTCCAAGACGGTTCGTGTAAGATGTTAGTTGTAACGGTCGGCATGAGAACCCAATGGGGAAAACTTATGGCGACTTTAACCGAAGGCGGAAACGACGAAACGCCTTTGCAGGTTAAGTTAAACGGAGTCGCGACGATCATTGGAAAGATCGGGCTTCTATTCGCTATAGTGACTTTCGCGGTTTTGGTTCAAAAGTTATTCGCTAGTAAGCTTGTCGAAGGAAGCCAATGGAGCTGGTCCGGTGACGATGCGTTGTTGTTGTTGGAATATTTCGCTATCGCTGTCACGATTGTCGTGGTTGCGGTCCCCGAAGGGCTGCCGTTGGCTGTAACCCTGAGCCTTGCGTTtgcgatgaagaagatgatgaacgACAAAGCGCTTGTTAGAAATCTAGCCGCGTGTGAGACCATGGGGTCTGCGACGACTATATGCAGCGATAAAACCGGGACGCTAACTACTAACCACATGACGGTTGTCAAATCGTGCATTTGTATGAATGTCGACAGCGAAGAAATCCCCGAAAGCGCTAAAAGGATACTTGTACAGTCGATATTTACCAACACGGGTGGCGAAGTTGTGGTTAACAAGGACGGTAAACGCGAGATACTCGGGTCACCAACGGATACGGCGATATTGGAGTTTGGGTTGTCGCTTGGTGGCGATTTTCAAACCGAACGCCAGTCGACGAAAGTTCTTAGAGTCGAGCCGTTTAACTCGACGAAGAAGCAGATGGGAGTCGTGTTGGAGCTTCCGGAAGGTGGTGTACGAGCTCACTGTAAAGGCGCTTCGGAAATAGTGTTGGCTGCTTGCGACAAAGCGATTAACGAAAACGGTGAAGTCGTTGCTCTTGACGAGGAATCCGTTAACCGTTTAAAGAGCACGATCGATTCGTTCGCTGGTGAAGCTCTTAGAACTCTATGTCTTGCGTATATCGACTTGGAAAGCGGGTTTTCAGCCGAAACTCCTATTCCGTCAAACGGGTATACTTGTATCGGAATCGTGGGTATTAAAGATCCGGTCCGTCCAGGTGTCAAGGAGTCGGTGGCTCTATGCAGATCGGCTGGTATAACGGTCCGTATGGTTACGGGAGACAACATAACCACTGCGAAAGCGATAGCGAGAGAATGCGGGATACTTACAGATGACGGGATTGCGATCGAGGGTCCAGATTTCCGCGAGAAGAGTCTAAAAGAACTACTCGAAATAATTCCGAAAATCCAGGTTATGGCGCGATCTTCACCTCTAGATAAGCATATGTTGGTTAGACACTTGAGAACGACATTCGGTGAGGTTGTGGCGGTTACTGGGGACGGAACGAACGATGCACCAGCACTTCATGAAGCCGACATAGGCCTTGCGATGGGCATTGCGGGAACCGAGGTAGCGAAAGAGAGTGCGGATGTTATTATTCTAGACGACAATTTCTCGACTATTGTCACTGTCGCGAAATGGGGACGATCCGTCTACGTTAACATTCAAAAATTCGTACAGTTTCAGCTTACCGTCAATATCGTTGCGTTGATCGTGAACTTCACTTCAGCTTGTTTAACAG GGAGTGCGCCCCTCACGGCGGTTCAACTTTTGTGGGTGAATATGATCATGGATACGTTGGGAGCACTGGCACTGGCAACCGAACCTCCAAACGACGAGTTAATGAAGAGAACTCCCGTCGGAAGAAAGGGAAATTTTATAAGCAATGTGATGTGGCGGAACATATTCGGGCAGGCTGTGTACCAGTTTGTAGTCATATGGCTACTTCAATCAAAAGGGAAATCGTTTTTCGGCCTTGATGGCGACGATTCGGATCTCATACTCAACACGCTCATTTTTAATTCCTTCGTGTTCTGTCAG CTTTTTAACGAGGTGAACTCTCGGGAAATGGAGAAAGTAGACGTGTTAGACGGGATATTGAAGAATAAGGTTTTCGTAAGCGTTATCGCCGCAACTGTCTTTTTCCAGGTTGTAATAGTTGAGTATTTGGGCACCTTTGCTAACACGTCACCGCTTACAGCCACACAGTGGCTGTTTAATGTTTTTACGGGATTTTTAAGCATGCCGATTGCTGTGTTCTTGAAGAGAATCCCTGTTTAA
- the LOC110889267 gene encoding calcium-transporting ATPase 2, plasma membrane-type isoform X1, with the protein MTDYFNENFGGVKPKHSSDEALKRWRDACGFVKNPKRRFRFTANIEKRNEAAAMRRTNQKLRIAVLVSKAAFHLMNGAESSSDALPEEFKEAGFGISADDASSIVESHNPEKLKSHGGVDGVAKQLKTSTTNGLAMDAKDLTLRQQLYGTNEFTEREQRSFWVFVFEALQDMTLMVLAVCAFVSLIVGIATEGWPMGAHDGLGIVASILLVVFVTATSDYRQSLQFRDLDKEKKKISIQVTRNGYRQKLSIYELLPGDIVHLGIGDQVPADGLFLSGFAVSIDESSLTGESEPVKVNAENPYLLSGTKVQDGSCKMLVVTVGMRTQWGKLMATLTEGGNDETPLQVKLNGVATIIGKIGLLFAIVTFAVLVQKLFASKLVEGSQWSWSGDDALLLLEYFAIAVTIVVVAVPEGLPLAVTLSLAFAMKKMMNDKALVRNLAACETMGSATTICSDKTGTLTTNHMTVVKSCICMNVDSEEIPESAKRILVQSIFTNTGGEVVVNKDGKREILGSPTDTAILEFGLSLGGDFQTERQSTKVLRVEPFNSTKKQMGVVLELPEGGVRAHCKGASEIVLAACDKAINENGEVVALDEESVNRLKSTIDSFAGEALRTLCLAYIDLESGFSAETPIPSNGYTCIGIVGIKDPVRPGVKESVALCRSAGITVRMVTGDNITTAKAIARECGILTDDGIAIEGPDFREKSLKELLEIIPKIQVMARSSPLDKHMLVRHLRTTFGEVVAVTGDGTNDAPALHEADIGLAMGIAGTEVAKESADVIILDDNFSTIVTVAKWGRSVYVNIQKFVQFQLTVNIVALIVNFTSACLTGSAPLTAVQLLWVNMIMDTLGALALATEPPNDELMKRTPVGRKGNFISNVMWRNIFGQAVYQFVVIWLLQSKGKSFFGLDGDDSDLILNTLIFNSFVFCQLFNEVNSREMEKVDVLDGILKNKVFVSVIAATVFFQVVIVEYLGTFANTSPLTATQWLFNVFTGFLSMPIAVFLKRIPV; encoded by the exons GCGCAGAATCCAGCAGCGATGCTCTACCCGAGGAATTCAAGGAAGCCGGTTTTGGCATCAGTGCTGACGACGCAAGCTCCATCGTCGAAAGCCATAATCCCGAAAAGCTAAAAAGCCATGGCGGCGTAGACGGAGTCGCAAAACAACTTAAAACATCTACCACCAATGGCCTTGCTATGGATGCCAAAGACTTGACTCTCAGACAACAACTTTACGGAACCAACGAGTTCACTGAACGCGAACAACGAAGCTTTTGGGTGTTCGTGTTCGAAGCACTTCAAGACATGACCCTTATGGTCCTCGCTGTGTGCGCATTTGTGTCTTTGATCGTTGGCATAGCAACCGAAGGATGGCCTATGGGAGCTCACGACGGTCTTGGCATTGTCGCGAGTATCTTGTTGGTAGTGTTTGTAACCGCAACAAGCGATTATCGCCAATCGCTACAGTTTCGCGATTTAGAcaaagagaaaaagaaaatatccaTCCAAGTTACGAGAAACGGGTACCGACAAAAGTTATCGATATACGAACTACTTCCCGGCGATATCGTTCATCTTGGTATCGGAGACCAGGTCCCCGCAGACGGGCTTTTTCTCTCCGGGTTTGCAGTCTCGATAGACGAATCGAGTTTGACCGGAGAAAGCGAGCCCGTCAAAGTCAACGCCGAGAACCCCTACTTGTTGTCGGGAACCAAGGTCCAAGACGGTTCGTGTAAGATGTTAGTTGTAACGGTCGGCATGAGAACCCAATGGGGAAAACTTATGGCGACTTTAACCGAAGGCGGAAACGACGAAACGCCTTTGCAGGTTAAGTTAAACGGAGTCGCGACGATCATTGGAAAGATCGGGCTTCTATTCGCTATAGTGACTTTCGCGGTTTTGGTTCAAAAGTTATTCGCTAGTAAGCTTGTCGAAGGAAGCCAATGGAGCTGGTCCGGTGACGATGCGTTGTTGTTGTTGGAATATTTCGCTATCGCTGTCACGATTGTCGTGGTTGCGGTCCCCGAAGGGCTGCCGTTGGCTGTAACCCTGAGCCTTGCGTTtgcgatgaagaagatgatgaacgACAAAGCGCTTGTTAGAAATCTAGCCGCGTGTGAGACCATGGGGTCTGCGACGACTATATGCAGCGATAAAACCGGGACGCTAACTACTAACCACATGACGGTTGTCAAATCGTGCATTTGTATGAATGTCGACAGCGAAGAAATCCCCGAAAGCGCTAAAAGGATACTTGTACAGTCGATATTTACCAACACGGGTGGCGAAGTTGTGGTTAACAAGGACGGTAAACGCGAGATACTCGGGTCACCAACGGATACGGCGATATTGGAGTTTGGGTTGTCGCTTGGTGGCGATTTTCAAACCGAACGCCAGTCGACGAAAGTTCTTAGAGTCGAGCCGTTTAACTCGACGAAGAAGCAGATGGGAGTCGTGTTGGAGCTTCCGGAAGGTGGTGTACGAGCTCACTGTAAAGGCGCTTCGGAAATAGTGTTGGCTGCTTGCGACAAAGCGATTAACGAAAACGGTGAAGTCGTTGCTCTTGACGAGGAATCCGTTAACCGTTTAAAGAGCACGATCGATTCGTTCGCTGGTGAAGCTCTTAGAACTCTATGTCTTGCGTATATCGACTTGGAAAGCGGGTTTTCAGCCGAAACTCCTATTCCGTCAAACGGGTATACTTGTATCGGAATCGTGGGTATTAAAGATCCGGTCCGTCCAGGTGTCAAGGAGTCGGTGGCTCTATGCAGATCGGCTGGTATAACGGTCCGTATGGTTACGGGAGACAACATAACCACTGCGAAAGCGATAGCGAGAGAATGCGGGATACTTACAGATGACGGGATTGCGATCGAGGGTCCAGATTTCCGCGAGAAGAGTCTAAAAGAACTACTCGAAATAATTCCGAAAATCCAGGTTATGGCGCGATCTTCACCTCTAGATAAGCATATGTTGGTTAGACACTTGAGAACGACATTCGGTGAGGTTGTGGCGGTTACTGGGGACGGAACGAACGATGCACCAGCACTTCATGAAGCCGACATAGGCCTTGCGATGGGCATTGCGGGAACCGAGGTAGCGAAAGAGAGTGCGGATGTTATTATTCTAGACGACAATTTCTCGACTATTGTCACTGTCGCGAAATGGGGACGATCCGTCTACGTTAACATTCAAAAATTCGTACAGTTTCAGCTTACCGTCAATATCGTTGCGTTGATCGTGAACTTCACTTCAGCTTGTTTAACAG GGAGTGCGCCCCTCACGGCGGTTCAACTTTTGTGGGTGAATATGATCATGGATACGTTGGGAGCACTGGCACTGGCAACCGAACCTCCAAACGACGAGTTAATGAAGAGAACTCCCGTCGGAAGAAAGGGAAATTTTATAAGCAATGTGATGTGGCGGAACATATTCGGGCAGGCTGTGTACCAGTTTGTAGTCATATGGCTACTTCAATCAAAAGGGAAATCGTTTTTCGGCCTTGATGGCGACGATTCGGATCTCATACTCAACACGCTCATTTTTAATTCCTTCGTGTTCTGTCAG CTTTTTAACGAGGTGAACTCTCGGGAAATGGAGAAAGTAGACGTGTTAGACGGGATATTGAAGAATAAGGTTTTCGTAAGCGTTATCGCCGCAACTGTCTTTTTCCAGGTTGTAATAGTTGAGTATTTGGGCACCTTTGCTAACACGTCACCGCTTACAGCCACACAGTGGCTGTTTAATGTTTTTACGGGATTTTTAAGCATGCCGATTGCTGTGTTCTTGAAGAGAATCCCTGTTTAA